Proteins co-encoded in one Flavobacterium fluviale genomic window:
- a CDS encoding glycoside hydrolase family 31 protein, whose translation MITNTSLEYKGDLYPSKIVSYEHEGDSIFFNTDNKVILKVTILRDSLIRFRFTTKGYFSNDFSYAIDKTQLHGYNFLELTEEETFFQIRTSKVKCKIQKADLRLAIYDLNDFLILEDELGFHWEESYEYGGNIVKMSKFSKDGECYYGLGDKATQMNLKGKRVENFATDQYAYQKDQEPLYKVVPFYIGLHNKQSYGIFFDNTFRTFFDFCQERRNVTSFWAEGGEMNYYFFYGPQMQDVVTSYTDLTGKPELPPLWVLGYHQCKWSYYPESKVKEITSKFRELQIPCDAIYLDIDYMEGFRCFTWNKNYFPDPKKMVAELAEDGFKTVVIIDPGIKIDKDYWVYQEALEKDYFCKRADGPYMKGKVWPGECNFPDYTNPAVREWWAGLFKELVSEIGVKGVWNDMNEPAVMEVPNKTFPMDVRHFYDGNPCSHRKAHNIYGTQMARATYHGVKRFTYPKRPFVITRSAYSGAQRYTSSWTGDNVATWEHLWIANIQVQRMSISGMGFTGSDIGGFAEQPTGELYARWIQLGVFHPFCRTHSSGDHGNQEPWAFDEEVINITRKFVSLRYQLLPYLYTMFWQYIEEGLPMLKPLVYYDQDDTQTHYRNDEFIFGNQILVCPILEPNAVGRRMYIPRGEWYNYWTNELFIGGREIWIDIKFDEIPVFVKAGAIIPKYPVQQYVGELEFDELTLDVYFKNGKEKSVVYEDAQDGYDYKKGRYSFLSLRTIGKEKELIIQLHKEGKYDTPYSKYKINLIGLPFKVSEIEIDNEKIEFDKINFEQNNFLIVDKEFNELHIVGE comes from the coding sequence ATGATTACAAACACATCATTAGAATACAAAGGCGATTTATATCCATCAAAAATTGTTTCTTACGAGCATGAAGGAGATTCTATTTTTTTCAATACGGATAATAAAGTAATTTTAAAAGTCACTATTCTTAGAGACAGTTTGATTCGATTTCGCTTTACTACAAAAGGTTATTTTAGTAATGACTTTTCATATGCGATTGATAAAACACAGCTTCACGGTTACAATTTCCTAGAACTTACAGAAGAAGAAACTTTCTTTCAGATAAGAACCAGCAAAGTGAAATGTAAAATTCAGAAAGCAGATCTTCGTTTGGCTATTTACGATCTTAATGACTTTTTGATTCTTGAAGATGAACTTGGTTTTCATTGGGAAGAAAGCTACGAATACGGGGGTAATATCGTAAAAATGAGTAAGTTTTCTAAAGATGGCGAATGTTATTATGGTCTTGGTGATAAGGCAACTCAAATGAACCTTAAAGGTAAAAGAGTCGAAAATTTTGCCACAGACCAATATGCGTATCAAAAAGATCAAGAGCCTTTATATAAGGTAGTTCCATTTTATATAGGACTTCATAATAAACAATCTTACGGTATTTTCTTTGATAATACTTTTAGAACTTTTTTTGATTTCTGTCAAGAAAGGAGAAATGTTACGAGTTTCTGGGCAGAGGGTGGAGAAATGAACTATTATTTCTTTTACGGTCCGCAAATGCAGGATGTTGTAACATCTTATACCGACTTAACTGGAAAGCCAGAATTACCACCATTATGGGTTTTGGGATATCATCAGTGTAAATGGAGTTACTATCCAGAAAGTAAAGTAAAAGAAATTACTTCAAAATTTAGGGAACTTCAAATTCCTTGTGACGCCATTTATCTGGATATTGATTACATGGAAGGATTTCGATGTTTTACGTGGAATAAAAATTATTTTCCAGATCCAAAAAAAATGGTCGCTGAATTAGCAGAAGATGGTTTTAAAACGGTTGTCATTATAGATCCTGGAATCAAAATCGATAAAGATTATTGGGTTTATCAAGAAGCCTTAGAAAAAGATTATTTCTGCAAAAGAGCCGATGGGCCTTATATGAAAGGAAAAGTCTGGCCTGGTGAATGTAATTTTCCAGATTACACAAATCCCGCAGTTAGAGAATGGTGGGCTGGGTTATTTAAAGAATTAGTTTCAGAAATAGGAGTAAAAGGAGTTTGGAATGATATGAACGAACCTGCAGTAATGGAGGTTCCAAATAAAACATTTCCAATGGATGTGCGTCACTTTTACGATGGAAATCCGTGCAGCCATAGAAAAGCCCATAATATTTATGGAACGCAGATGGCGAGGGCAACCTATCATGGCGTGAAAAGATTTACATATCCAAAACGTCCTTTTGTTATTACAAGATCGGCATATTCTGGTGCGCAGCGTTATACATCTTCTTGGACAGGAGATAATGTGGCGACTTGGGAACATTTATGGATCGCAAATATTCAGGTACAAAGAATGTCAATTTCAGGAATGGGATTCACAGGTTCAGACATTGGAGGTTTTGCAGAACAGCCAACAGGCGAATTATATGCTCGTTGGATTCAATTAGGTGTTTTTCATCCGTTTTGTAGAACACACTCTTCTGGAGATCATGGAAACCAGGAACCTTGGGCATTTGATGAAGAAGTAATTAATATTACGAGAAAATTTGTTAGTCTTCGTTATCAATTATTACCTTATTTATATACGATGTTTTGGCAGTACATTGAGGAAGGACTTCCGATGTTAAAACCTTTGGTTTACTACGATCAAGATGACACGCAGACACATTACCGCAATGATGAATTCATCTTTGGAAATCAAATTTTAGTATGTCCAATCCTTGAACCTAATGCTGTAGGCCGCCGTATGTATATTCCAAGAGGTGAGTGGTATAACTATTGGACAAATGAACTTTTTATTGGAGGAAGAGAGATCTGGATTGATATTAAATTTGATGAAATTCCAGTTTTTGTAAAAGCAGGTGCCATTATTCCAAAATATCCGGTGCAGCAATATGTTGGAGAATTGGAGTTTGATGAATTGACGCTTGATGTTTATTTTAAAAATGGAAAAGAGAAATCTGTTGTGTACGAAGATGCACAAGATGGATATGATTACAAAAAAGGTCGTTACAGCTTTTTATCTTTAAGAACTATTGGAAAAGAAAAAGAATTAATTATTCAGCTTCATAAAGAAGGTAAATACGATACTCCTTATAGCAAGTATAAAATCAATTTAATTGGTCTGCCTTTTAAAGTTTCTGAAATAGAAATTGACAATGAAAAAATTGAGTTTGATAAAATTAATTTCGAACAAAATAATTTCTTAATTGTTGATAAAGAGTTTAATGAGTTACATATCGTAGGCGAATAG
- a CDS encoding M48 family metallopeptidase: MKKYFFLGIFGALAMACATNPITGKQNLNFVSNSELFPSSFQQYSQFLSENKVVTGTADAKLVETVGYKIKLAAEKYLTYLGQSQYLKDYRWEYKLVDNKEVNAWCMPGGKIVVYSGILPITQNEAGLATVMGHEVSHALANHGAQRMSAAQLQQIGGVALDAATSGKSESTRQIFSQAYGLGSEVGVMLPFSRSNESEADKIGLTLMAIAGYNPDDAIAFWTRMSAKSGGAGTPEFMSTHPSDATRIANIKSLIPEAKATALKVGTIK, from the coding sequence ATGAAAAAATATTTCTTTTTAGGAATTTTTGGAGCACTTGCAATGGCTTGTGCAACAAATCCAATTACTGGTAAACAAAACTTAAATTTTGTTTCTAATAGTGAATTGTTTCCATCTTCATTCCAGCAATATAGTCAGTTTTTATCTGAAAATAAAGTAGTTACTGGAACTGCAGATGCTAAACTTGTCGAAACTGTCGGCTATAAAATTAAGCTTGCAGCTGAAAAATATTTAACGTATTTAGGGCAATCTCAATATCTAAAAGATTATCGCTGGGAATACAAATTAGTCGATAACAAAGAAGTTAACGCATGGTGTATGCCAGGTGGAAAAATCGTTGTTTATTCTGGTATTTTGCCAATAACCCAAAACGAAGCTGGTTTAGCAACTGTAATGGGGCACGAAGTTTCGCATGCACTTGCCAATCATGGTGCGCAAAGAATGTCTGCTGCACAATTACAGCAAATTGGAGGTGTGGCCCTAGATGCCGCAACAAGCGGTAAATCAGAGTCTACAAGACAAATATTTTCACAGGCTTACGGGCTTGGTTCGGAAGTGGGAGTTATGCTGCCATTTAGCAGAAGTAATGAAAGTGAAGCTGATAAAATCGGTTTGACTCTTATGGCAATTGCTGGTTATAATCCAGATGATGCCATTGCATTCTGGACTAGAATGTCTGCAAAATCTGGAGGAGCTGGAACACCAGAATTTATGAGTACGCACCCGTCTGATGCTACGAGGATTGCTAATATTAAATCATTAATTCCAGAAGCTAAAGCAACTGCGCTTAAAGTTGGAACTATAAAATAA
- a CDS encoding MFS transporter encodes MKNLQKGDKKLLNAWAFYDWANSVYTLTIASAVFPIFYEALFSDRDHYIDVFGLHLKNSALISFITAFAFLVVSFISPLLSGIADYVGNKKSFMKFFCYLGALSCMGLYWFDLDNIYVGLLFYFLGLLGYWGSLVFYNSYLPDIAFEEQQDRISAKGYSLGYIGSVILLIVNLAMIMKPKLFGITGTDGEAAMKAMRYSFIMVGVWWILFSQYTYYYLPKGSKETGQKLTKSVIFNGFKELKKVWALLQENIPLKRYLGGFFVSSMAVQTVMLVATYFGAQEIQWSSKEESTIGLIICILIIQLVAVVGAVLTSRASAKFGNIPTLIVINIIWAVFCALAFFITLPMHFYVMATVAGFVMGGIQALSRSTYSKLLPETEDTASFFSFYDVAEKIGIVIGMCVYGIIDQITGSPRAAIVILGIFFVTAIFLLRRVHKKDVSN; translated from the coding sequence ATGAAAAACCTACAAAAAGGAGATAAGAAACTTTTAAATGCCTGGGCATTTTATGATTGGGCTAATTCAGTATATACATTAACAATTGCCTCTGCTGTATTTCCAATTTTTTACGAAGCACTATTTAGCGACAGAGATCATTATATAGATGTTTTTGGACTTCATTTAAAAAATTCAGCGTTAATCAGTTTTATTACCGCTTTTGCATTTTTAGTAGTTTCATTTATTTCTCCATTATTATCAGGAATTGCCGATTATGTGGGAAATAAGAAATCTTTCATGAAATTTTTCTGCTATTTAGGAGCATTATCTTGTATGGGATTGTATTGGTTTGATCTGGACAATATTTATGTCGGATTGTTATTTTATTTCCTTGGATTATTAGGATACTGGGGAAGTTTAGTTTTCTACAATTCTTATCTTCCAGATATTGCTTTTGAAGAGCAGCAGGATAGAATCAGTGCTAAAGGATATTCATTAGGATACATTGGGAGTGTCATTTTGCTGATTGTCAATTTAGCCATGATTATGAAACCAAAATTATTCGGAATTACTGGTACAGATGGAGAAGCAGCAATGAAAGCTATGCGCTATTCGTTTATAATGGTAGGGGTTTGGTGGATTTTGTTCAGTCAATATACCTATTACTATTTACCGAAAGGAAGTAAAGAAACGGGTCAGAAATTAACGAAATCTGTAATATTTAACGGATTTAAAGAATTAAAGAAAGTTTGGGCTTTATTGCAGGAAAACATTCCGCTAAAACGTTATCTGGGAGGTTTCTTTGTTTCGAGTATGGCTGTTCAAACGGTTATGCTTGTAGCAACTTATTTTGGAGCGCAGGAAATCCAGTGGTCATCCAAAGAGGAAAGTACTATTGGGCTTATCATTTGTATATTAATAATTCAACTCGTAGCCGTTGTTGGTGCTGTTTTAACTTCCAGAGCTTCTGCTAAGTTTGGAAATATTCCAACTTTAATCGTAATTAATATTATCTGGGCGGTATTTTGTGCACTTGCGTTTTTTATAACATTACCCATGCATTTTTATGTTATGGCAACAGTTGCAGGTTTTGTCATGGGAGGAATTCAAGCTTTGTCTCGATCAACATATTCTAAATTATTACCAGAAACGGAAGATACCGCCTCATTTTTTAGTTTTTACGATGTGGCAGAAAAAATTGGAATTGTAATTGGAATGTGCGTTTACGGAATTATAGATCAAATTACCGGAAGTCCTCGTGCTGCGATTGTAATTCTAGGAATATTCTTTGTGACAGCAATTTTTCTTTTAAGAAGAGTACATAAAAAAGACGTTTCAAATTAA